The sequence cgtaatgatgatgatgatgatgatgatggtggtggtgaaaAATATGCATGCAAGTTATTGTGTGTATGGTCACTGCCTCTATGTTAGGTCTTTGGAGTAAATGACCTGTTTCACTCATGGGTGAAGGACTTTACTCACAGATCTGGAGACTACACTTGTTAAATAATGCCTGGTGGCTTAAATAGCCCAGAATCAAAGAAGTGCTTTAACGTTCAATTATATTTTGTGATATGTGAATGAAGAGTAAATGTTTTGTATCTAAAAACCATGTAAAGCTTCTTTCTGGAGCCTCTTCATTGTGTTTCTGTCGGACACACCTGTGGAGATGTGAGAAATTGTTAGaagaaaataaacttaaataaaattatgaaataaGTGTGAAGTTGAtgcaattagaaataaaaaaaaatctaaaaatgggTGTACATCTCTTTAGAACAAGTTATGAAGAAGATATACTGTACTTCTGTAGTTGATTTTATCAGAACAAAATAATTTACACAAAAACTGCTAAAAAACCTCTAGCTGCTTCCTCTAGAATTTAGTTTATCATTGTCAATATAATTGGTATTTTTGAATTTACaaatgttaatgtaatgtaaaattgaTTAAAAGTGATTCCATAAATATGTACCTACTTTATGGTGCTGCATATGTAAGCAGTCACTTATTCaacattatgttttatttaattgacaTTGCCTTGTAAAACTTTTTTACAGACTTTCTAAAATAGCCTAATTATATTGACCCAAAAATTCAatttataaataacaataaatctggagattaatatatttttttaaggtaTCGTACACTCCGTAAGCCTGTGCAAAGTTTTCTGCAAAAAACAGTCCTTGGCCTGTATACAAACTACAAGTGTAGATGATAaaaactctttctctgcagtaaaatacgtTATTTGCATTCTGAAAATTTTGAGGGCCCTGGAGGTTCCAACAGGATACTATGTGAAACTGCCGTTTCTCTACTGCACTTAATATttcttaataattattaaaaactagacaattataaaaaaataaaggtttggaggacattaactgtttaatttgttttcaggaattttaattttattaattttatagtgTTAAGGAAAGcactaattttatgatttttgttaaTTATACCATAGTtatttctgaccctgcaatgtgattggctgagaggtgctctatgagtgccattatcagccggtaatgcactgtaaacgtAACTCTcaatgtattactccgccacgtgcaggtaacctagcaacgatgcagtgcttacaagccaaacagcgcagctacaaacagagcagcaatgaaactattttaatttgcggagtgtttataaccaaacagatcgtattttctcatcctctttaactcaaaatcttttagtaAACAGCGATAATTTAactggtataattgcaataatacactcgaggtttgtgctataacgtgtaatattggcactgctgtgctgcggtggtagatcagcacagcagtgccaatattacacattgaGTGTACTATTGATTAACTATACTTGGTGTAAATTTACttcaatattctatttttttttattacaaacataaaacctttatatgtaatgcttaaatagaaaccCTCAAGATTTAGGCATATAATCTGTAATTAGGCAGAAatctgtaagaaaaaaaatgctggcctgttaattTTACTGGTTAGGGGATGAAACACTGACACTTAGAGAACATGACTCTGGCTAGACTGaggtttatttgtgtttgtaaaGGTAACattgaaatgctccaaaaaacacaaatcgcataaatatatatatttaaccagtGGATACTTTTTATCATATTATTCATCAATAGGACTcaacatggttaatatttgatCCTACAAAAAGATGTTTGTTTTCACATTTGGCACACAACTAGGTGGTTCCACAGGCCGAACATTAGTAAAGATTGGGGGATTATTTTAATTTGTGACAAAAACTTAGTCTATAACACTGTAATGGTCTGCCTTCCACAACAACCAAGGGCCGAATTCAATCAAAATGTAATCAACACAGATTAATAAACACTGAAGGATTAGATATATGTGGATATGCGTGTATGAATGCTTTATACTCTTATTAAACTGTTTTGTGCAGTGAACTGCTGAACCCCACTCTGGTTATCACTTACCAGTGGGCAGGTACAACAGACAGATGAACAGTGGGACAGATTCgcagacagggattaagcgtaGTCTTGGACtccacagcattttgaatggagattttttttaatggaaaggAACacatatagtctatgactaggcttaatctagGCTCCACATCTAGGAAACTGACCCATATAGAGATTTATTGACTGAATAAGGCCCTTGTGTTTCACAGTTTCCTCCAGGGGACAGGATCTAGTAGAAATCATCGATGTAAGacgccaaacaaacaaacacataacatAAATCAGATAGGATTTCAGATTGGTCCCATAAAAAAGCTATACAGAtgcttttatttagcttttttgtgttttcatcaaACTAGACCACCATCTTTTTCACAGTCTTagaaaatccccccaaaaaacaaacaaggCATGTTAATGTCAATCACAGAAGTGTCCATAAAAATAAGAACGAGAACTATTCAATAAGAATATTGGCAAGACATAAGGGGCAGGGAAATACCACTTATATAACTCTAACATGTAATGGGCCatttttaccatagttttaccaaatttaccaattgtTCTTACCCTACTTCAGTGAATTACACAGTTAAACAGAGCACTGTTATGCAGAATGCACATTCACTTATAcaacaacagaacaaaacagaatCATGCATCTGATGTGGCAAACAACATAAAACCGGGCCCCCCTATTTATGAACCATTTATATGATTAGCAGTCTTTGGGAAATGTGCCAATGTGTTTCCACTCCTTATGAAGGTCATTTGCTATGAAAATGCATAAAGGACAACTGTGTCCATATTTCACAAACTCCTCAGAGTAAGATTGCTGGTCTTGGATCATCTTGTGCATTTTATACAGGGATATTAGAATATTTTGACCACCTCCTTCTGCATTCTTTAttcactgtccatcttatcagctccactgatcagtTAGGGGCACTTTATAgctttataattacagactgaagTCCTGTATCTGGTGTTGTGTGAGGTGTTAgtgtatgttgtgctggtacaaataGATCAGacaaagcagtgctgctggagtttttaaacatctccgtTTCACTGCTGGGCTGAGAATAGTCCACAAActagaaatatccagccaactgcctcctgtgaccactgataaaACACTAGAGGATCtgtacatctacaaggtggagcagctgtaggtaggagtgtctaatagaatggTGGActtggtgtttaaaaactccagcagcactgctgtgtctgatccaccacatgcattttactAAAGAAAGatctaaaagaaagaaagaaaaagcttcAACAAAATAATAGCTGATctttcctgtggggtcctgaccactgaagaacagggtaaaggaAGGATAATAAACTATGCAAAGAAACTACAAATGAACGTATCTGTAattgtagaactacaaagtgctcctatataaaCAGTAGAGCTGATAAAATGGAAAGAGATTGTCCATTGACAATATTCTGAACAATAAACAGTGTTACTTAGATTGAAGAAGCCTAATCTTAGATCAATGCTCTTACTCTGAGACGCTTGatgaatatacatatatatatatatatatatatatatatatatatatatatatatacatacagtcccAAAACAAGAGGCAGGCAGTCTGTTCATGTAAGCGGTTCATTATAgaaaagaacaaaataataagAACCCCAATTTTTGCTGTAAAACGTGTCTATATGAAATGTATTCAACTCCAGAAATATCTTTAAATAGAATTATTTATCATTAAGGTGCTGGTTTAAAAGTTGTCAGACTAAAGCGTTATAACACAGTTATCAACTGTTAAACTCTATCACTAGTTCTCAGTCAGTATCAGCTTTCCCTTACCATGTTTTTAAAAGGGGGGAAAGACAAGACTCAACAGTTCTCTCTGCTGATTCATGCTGGCACTCGGAAGCTCAGTCATTAACCAACACAGCTGCAGGAATGCTTCCTCCGTTCCAAGTCTCGCTCAATATTTGGTCCTTCTGACAAGCCAAACACAGTTCGTTAAAATCTAGTAAGCTGATTTCCATTGATAGCAAAAATACACTGTATAATAGTAATGGCACAGTTGGAGAACAGAAGATGAAATTGCACGTTTTGGGCCCCCCAACCCAAAGGCAGAGAAGTACAGGTTAACGTACCACCTAGTTGTGTACACAGAAAGTAGTGAGGAGATAATGATGTTAACACAGATGTTCTCCCCCACTGTAACTGTTACTGTAACATTCAAAAGTACACAATGGATATCAAGGTACACAGAACTGTTCTGTAAGAGATAGATTACATGCATTTCTAAAATGCAAACCtttatcccccccccccaaagTATGCCCAACCCCAAGCAAttctaatataacaaaaaaacagaacataaaaaaatccCTTTATAaccagtagtttttttttgtcagatataCATTACTTTTCTGGTTCAGGTGCATGTACCATTTGTCgatcacatacatacagtatctaCAGTCTGTGACTGCCACTTTTAATATCACAACGTGGCGGTTTTGTACACTACTGAATCGTGGTACATTCAATTCCATAAAAAGTCCTTTACATATTGTTACATAACACAATAGAAAAAAGAATTGTACTGAAATTAACTGGATACAGTCAGAAGACAGTCCACTGTCCTGCAGAGGCTGCTGAACTTTTTCTAATTCGTTATAACGAAACTCTTCATGTTATCAACCCAAGTCCCAAGTCCGTAAATCCGTCAGTTTGTTAACcatctgctgctcactctgcgtTAATCTCTGCTTCGGGCCTCTGCATGGCAAGCTCAGCTTGGATGAAAGCACCCTGTCCCAAGGCAGTGGAGTACGCACGGTTACTGTGGGAGGCTGAATACCCAGTAGGAGTGTGGTAGGAGCTTGATGACCCACGGTTGACTACCATGGAGGTCTGTGAATGAGGGCCTGGATGGTAATCATCCAGATTATCGTAGTGAGACTGCAGAGTTTGTCTTTGTCCATGTGGCTGGTGAGTGTAAGATCCAGCATGCTGGTCTCGGTCCAAGCAATCCTGTACATGAGATGGAGGGTGAGATGGAGGGTTAGACTGGCTGTAATGTGTTTGTCGTTCTCTAACACTATGGGATCTCTCTGGCTTTGGAGGAGGGATGGGTTTCACAGAGgccgtctgctgctgctgcttgtcaTCTTCACTGTTGCCAGTAGTGGTTTTGACCCTGCCTATGTGCCGATCTGGATCCGGGCGATCGTATCGAGGCTGGAAACTTCTGCTCTCTGGATGTTCCTGCCAGTGTTTACTGCTCAACTGTTTATCCCCTGCATCAAACATGGACTCGTGATGAACACCTTCTGACAGGTGTTGTGTGCTCCGTGGCGGAGGTTGTGAATGATGTGAATGGCTAGATGGATAGGTTCTAGAGCTGCTTTGCTTTGGTGCACCAACTTTGTCTCCCATACCGTTTCCCTGGCAGTGTTTCTCCGTTTCCATGTACATCAGAACATCTGGGTCTGACATCAGGTGTCTGGAGACATGTTGCAACCCAGGAGTTACACTGTACCTCCCATCCTTTCCTTCAGCAGCCATCAACACAGCTTTACCGGGATCTGATTTACTGCGCAAGTGAAGCACTTCTATTCCCGCAATGTCTCCCGGCATGTAGGGACTCACGTTGTCATACTGAGACATGACGGGCCCTTTCACCTTTTGCCTGGCTCGACTTTCTCTGCGAATAGAATGCATGCGAAACCTCTCTGCATCCTCTGGGTCCCAAGCTAAGTAGACCGCTCCCTTTGAGCCGTGGTAAGCAGGCAAGTCTCTACTAACAAAGCCGTGGTCCTTTACAGGAATGACGTGTCGTGATAGGTACTGATAGCCTCCTGACTTGCCTCCGGACCTGCTGAGATGCATGGCAGCGTCACGACTGCTGAAAGAATGGACGTGCCGTAAGCGGATGGTACCGTACGGATCAACATCATAATAGGGAGCATCAAGAGTATGCGAGCCAGAATAGGGGCTGTACCTGTATTGGACTCTTCCGTTCTCAAAGTAAGGCTGCAGCTGAGTGACGTGATATTCAGCTTGCGATTGCGGCTGTTGGTAAGACTTGCAGTGGTAGATCGGGCGCTGATAGTAGTAGAGCTCATCTTCCGGTGGAACCTCTGTTCTATTCAATGGCACTGTGCGGATAGTGGTGGGGGGTACGTGTAGAGAGTGTACTCTACGGATAGTCGGGTACATAGCAGGTCCATCCGCAGAGCTATAGCCATGGCGGTGGGCTGATCCTGGTGAAATATATTCTCCCCTCATTGGTCCACGGGATTTAAAGGAGTGATGGAAGGACCTTGGTCCGATTGTATTGTAGCGGCCATCACCGTGGGATCTGTATGGAATCTGGGGCTCTGATTTAGATACGTAAGAGATATGGGGAGGCACGCTCTCAGGCCGGTAATGGCACCCCATGGAGGCTGGTCCAGGTGTTGTGGCTCTCTGATGATAGTAGGCCTCCCCTATAGGTTCTGGTAAGGATGTCTCACCTTTAGAGTGGTAAACATAAGCTGACTGATGTACGGAAGACTTGCGCTGTGCTGGATGAGGCTGTGGCAGGGTGTCGTCCAACGGTACAGGCAGAGAGGCCTCTGCCAATATAGAGTGATAAGAGCCTGTACTGGCAGCCTCTGTTTTACAAAGGGCAGCAGTTGCCAGTTTGCTCTCGATTGAGCGAACAGGGGGGATCGGTGGCAAGACCCCATGGGTGTGGTGATGTGGTACAGCTTCTACTTGAGGATTCACAGGCTTTATCGCCTCCCAAGGCCTTTCTCCACGCTGCTCCTGGGGTGCTGCTGGGGTAGGAGCAATCCGTGCATTGGGCTGGGACCTGCACTGGGTTTGAGGCTGACACTGAGACACCGGGTGAGGCTGTGGCTGGGGTTGAGTTTGAGGTTGCGGTTGCGCTTGGGACTGAAGCGGCATCTGTGGTTGACTCTGAAGTGGCATTTGACGATGTGGCTGGAGAATGGCTACTGGCTGATCAGGAGATTTTGTGGTTGAGGGTGGTAGGACACTTTCAGTGGTATGAacctgaaagaaaaaagaaaacaggagagaaaattatttattaattatctgCACTAATCAtctccagctctggaaaaaagagacaattttaccaaagtgaaaacctttggaatataatcaagagaaaaatgggtgatcgcaagccatcaaaccaagctgaactgcttgaatttttggaaccgaagtggcataaagttatccaaaagcagtgtgtaggactggtggaggagaacatgccaagatgcatgaaaactgaataaaaaacaaatattgacttctgaactcttaaaactttttgaatatgaacttgttttatttgaagtgtgaaagctctgcatcatttttgttatttcagccatgtcatttaaatgacaatatttttatttggaaaatgcgggaaatgttgtctgtagtttatagaataaaacaacaatgttcattttactatacCATagtaacatatacctataaatagcaaaatcagagaaactgattcagaaactgaagtggtctcctaatttttttcccccaaagctGCATACATCTACTACACTGTATGGAATATGTGTATGGGATAAGCACTGTAAAGCTTAGCTTACCTCAACTCCAGACTCCAGATGTTTGCAGGTGGTAGGTGTGGTGGCACCACTGAGGCTGCTGCAGGATGTGGTGCTGACTGGTGTCTGGCCTGCAGAATGCTGGTGCCTCTCTGGACTTTTTTGTGAGGGGGAAATCTGTATAGGTTCACTGGAAGGAGGGGCACTCTGGCTTGACGCCACTACAGTAACAACGTCCACGCTATTATTACAGCGACTGTTTGGTGACTTGGTACTGTCAGCTATGCTGAGGTGCAGGCTGGTTGAGTGTGTTAGTGTTTCTGTCTGGGTGCAAGGAGGAGGTGAAGAGGTAGCGGGGACCTGTGGCACTTCCACTGCTTCCTCCTGGGATGGCTGTGACTGGAGCGTGGGAGGGGGTGGCCAGTCAAGGGTTTCTAGAAGCTCCTGTGGCCTGAGAGGTGAGATTGGCGTGGGAGGTCCAGAAGATCTCCTTTGCGAAAGAATAGTGGCCTGCTGAGCAGATTCAGCTAATGCTAAAGCCAGCATGCGGGCAGCATTCTTTGGTTGGGGAGGAGGAGGGAGTAAGGACACAGAGCTTACTGGAGCATTGCCCTTTGGTGAATCCAGAGCTACAGCTCCTGGGGAAGGACAAAACAGAGGGTACTGACATTCAGGAGGAGTAAGCTACTAGTCAAGAGTAGGAAAAAGAGGGAAATGTTAAGTGTGCACTATATACACGTTGTTGAACGTTTTGTTGCAACATTTAGGACAGCCATGCAAAGTGTTAAAGGTCTAAGCCTGGTAAACTAAACCTGAAAGCAAAACGGTCACTTAATTAACAAACTTTCACcatataaattttatataaactgtaaagactgtaacgattacatacaataaaaagtacaaaatgtgttgtgtagtgtatacTTACCTGGTTGGTCTTTAGTGTTGACAAGAAGTGCTGGTTCCAGGGCTTCCTTTTCTGATGCCTCTTTGCTCTCTTTGCTTTCACACAAAGCAGATTTGGAGAGCAGTTCCAGCTGAATGGCTTCACTCAGAGGCAGATCAGAGGATTTTAATGACAATGAGCTAATATTGGCTGGAGAATCTTGAGGAGATGAAGGAGGAGGAGAGTGCTGGTGCACAGAGCTTTCTGGCCCTTTACAAGGCACTGAAGCATCTGCAGGTTCAGAAATACTCAAGGGTGCCAACATGGACAACTTATCACTGCTCTCATGAGAGGGGAACATAATATTTTCAGTAAGAGTTGGTTGTTTAGCTGGACTGAGGTCAGGGGACTGATAAGGGCTGATTACTTTTGCTCTGATAGGTGAGACTGGCTCTCGGAGAGGTGAGCCACTGGCACTGCCAGCACATCTCTTGAGGCTTGTGGCATCACTCTCAGGCGATAGGGCAGAGCTCTCTGCCAGGGGCAGGCTGCACTGAAAAGACATCGGGTCAAAGTCCAGACTGGCCATGCCAATGTCAGGGGGACTCAAATCCACATCATCAGCAGAGCGAGGTGGAGAGATAAGCGCTGGCACACAGATCGGGCCGTCATCTCCGTCGCTGTCTCCGTGGCCCACATTATCGTAGGAATTGCAATGCTGTCTGCTGTCCAGCAGGTCACCGTTAAAGGATGTGGACAAGGCATCACTGCTGGAGCGGGGTCTGCGGGGCCGGTACATTTTAGACTCGCCTGGGATtaacagaaaagaaaataattagaACAGTCTTGGGAAAAGATTCATACACTTTTGAACTAAtacatttccattactttttctttacttttctatgACTTTGTGGCAATTTTGATGTTTAAAACATCAGAAGACATGGACAaacatagtagtagtaatagtagtagtaatggaGGTTCAATGCCAAGACAGTTCATAGGGTGCCATTTTCCTGGCAGGAGCGGTAATTTTAGGTACTGTCTTTGGGAGGTAAGGGAATGTTTAGTTATGTGCTTTTAATCCACTGAGCAATAAGAATTTCAACAGCGTTTCAGGGTTGGTTTGaatgaaaatataatttatagtatGTTATACAGAGTTGGCATCTGTCCTGGTGGTACAGTTTGCAGTCCAGTAATAAATGCTCGTCTAAAAGGAGAGTTTGGCAGTTTTCACATTGTGGGGAGTCTTCTGATATgcacaaaaaactaaaaatccatgTCAAAACTGATTATGGTAATcctaaaattaatttgattaaaaaaaacatttctttaaacaatactgacacacaatcttcaataataaaatgtgtctcaaTCCAGAGAGCTCCACTGTGTAGACCTAACTTACTTAACACTGATAAGCATTTCtgatgtttaacctgtaaacattGGTTTACACTTTCATCAAACAATAAGACATAGAATCTTTAGTTTGAAACTTAACAAAATTCATTTTTAGTTAAACTAATTTGGCAGATATCTGGCTGTCTcaactgtgtactttttaaaataataaatcaataatcacTTTATTGCTattatacttttaatattttaactagtAAAATCGGGCAAAAGCTATTAAATGtgtggagaaaagagaagaaaccTGCTTTAGAGACAGTAAattacaagtaaacaaaactacactGGTGTGTTACACTCTCAGACTAATATTGTCTGAATGAAGCCAGCAAGCATTAAATCAGCATCTTTCTGTTATTGTGCAAATTTAAAGTTTAAGTTCAAGATGAAACTTCAATCAGAATCAGACCCCATGGAGCCAGCTACAACGGATTTGCCAtccaattattttttaaaccaaaatttTTTCAGATGATTTATGAAAAAGATTTTTAGtgaatttccatgacttttcccaaaACTAAGCATTTcaattttttcaaaacttatccaggcctttaaacagctatttcaaattccattactttttcaGGTATTTCATGACCATAGGAATCCTTATTAGAACAGATGTCAGATTTTGGGATAAC comes from Astyanax mexicanus isolate ESR-SI-001 chromosome 17, AstMex3_surface, whole genome shotgun sequence and encodes:
- the arhgap32b gene encoding rho GTPase-activating protein 32 isoform X1, whose product is MEAGSGAAAVVGSAALGLLGATGSHDISDRGLRPGRHPEEDDLVPELARSIHPRERPDWEETISAMARSAEVPELSSEPLLRSCSSTASMKVKHIKKLSFTKGHFPKLAECAHFHYENVDFGTIQLSLAEEQTEVTRNGLESKELVYLVQIFCQGRSWIVRRSYEDFRVLDKHLHLCIYDRRFSQLPELPRFDSLRERAEAVSQMLMAYLSRLSAIADNKINCGPALTWMEVDNKGNHLLVHEESSINVPAIAAAHVIKRYIAQAADELSFEVGDIVSVIDMPPKEDTTWWRGKHGFQVGFFPSECVELINDKVPQSVTNSVPKPASPCSGLRPASWSLFPPYLEMESVKQDSAWVPDPLNPYRLSSVSKKHGKLITFLRTFMKSRPTKQKLKQRGILRERVFGCDLGEHLLNSGHDVPQVLKSCTEFIEKHGVVDGMYRLSGIASNIQKLRHEFDSEQIPDLTKDVYIQDIHCVGSLCKLYFRELPNPLLTYQLYEKFSEAVSAATDEERLIKIHDVIQQLPPPHYRTLEFLMRHLSRLATFSYVTNMHSKNLAIVWAPNLLRSKQIESACFSGTAAFMEVRIQSVVVEFILNHVDVLFSPKLSSLIREGAGHNSLSRPKSLLVPSPSTKLLTLEEAQARTQAQINSPVTADSKYIEVGEGPAALQGKFHTVIEFPTERKRQPIKSKKSPVGSWRSFFNLGKSSSMSKRKLHRNPSEPNELKAMALAGGRGDTGTLRSAKSEESLSSLHNVEGESKMYRPRRPRSSSDALSTSFNGDLLDSRQHCNSYDNVGHGDSDGDDGPICVPALISPPRSADDVDLSPPDIGMASLDFDPMSFQCSLPLAESSALSPESDATSLKRCAGSASGSPLREPVSPIRAKVISPYQSPDLSPAKQPTLTENIMFPSHESSDKLSMLAPLSISEPADASVPCKGPESSVHQHSPPPSSPQDSPANISSLSLKSSDLPLSEAIQLELLSKSALCESKESKEASEKEALEPALLVNTKDQPGAVALDSPKGNAPVSSVSLLPPPPQPKNAARMLALALAESAQQATILSQRRSSGPPTPISPLRPQELLETLDWPPPPTLQSQPSQEEAVEVPQVPATSSPPPCTQTETLTHSTSLHLSIADSTKSPNSRCNNSVDVVTVVASSQSAPPSSEPIQISPSQKSPERHQHSAGQTPVSTTSCSSLSGATTPTTCKHLESGVEVHTTESVLPPSTTKSPDQPVAILQPHRQMPLQSQPQMPLQSQAQPQPQTQPQPQPHPVSQCQPQTQCRSQPNARIAPTPAAPQEQRGERPWEAIKPVNPQVEAVPHHHTHGVLPPIPPVRSIESKLATAALCKTEAASTGSYHSILAEASLPVPLDDTLPQPHPAQRKSSVHQSAYVYHSKGETSLPEPIGEAYYHQRATTPGPASMGCHYRPESVPPHISYVSKSEPQIPYRSHGDGRYNTIGPRSFHHSFKSRGPMRGEYISPGSAHRHGYSSADGPAMYPTIRRVHSLHVPPTTIRTVPLNRTEVPPEDELYYYQRPIYHCKSYQQPQSQAEYHVTQLQPYFENGRVQYRYSPYSGSHTLDAPYYDVDPYGTIRLRHVHSFSSRDAAMHLSRSGGKSGGYQYLSRHVIPVKDHGFVSRDLPAYHGSKGAVYLAWDPEDAERFRMHSIRRESRARQKVKGPVMSQYDNVSPYMPGDIAGIEVLHLRSKSDPGKAVLMAAEGKDGRYSVTPGLQHVSRHLMSDPDVLMYMETEKHCQGNGMGDKVGAPKQSSSRTYPSSHSHHSQPPPRSTQHLSEGVHHESMFDAGDKQLSSKHWQEHPESRSFQPRYDRPDPDRHIGRVKTTTGNSEDDKQQQQTASVKPIPPPKPERSHSVRERQTHYSQSNPPSHPPSHVQDCLDRDQHAGSYTHQPHGQRQTLQSHYDNLDDYHPGPHSQTSMVVNRGSSSSYHTPTGYSASHSNRAYSTALGQGAFIQAELAMQRPEAEINAE
- the arhgap32b gene encoding rho GTPase-activating protein 32 isoform X4 — its product is MLMAYLSRLSAIADNKINCGPALTWMEVDNKGNHLLVHEESSINVPAIAAAHVIKRYIAQAADELSFEVGDIVSVIDMPPKEDTTWWRGKHGFQVGFFPSECVELINDKVPQSVTNSVPKPASPCSGLRPASWSLFPPYLEMESVKQDSAWVPDPLNPYRLSSVSKKHGKLITFLRTFMKSRPTKQKLKQRGILRERVFGCDLGEHLLNSGHDVPQVLKSCTEFIEKHGVVDGMYRLSGIASNIQKLRHEFDSEQIPDLTKDVYIQDIHCVGSLCKLYFRELPNPLLTYQLYEKFSEAVSAATDEERLIKIHDVIQQLPPPHYRTLEFLMRHLSRLATFSYVTNMHSKNLAIVWAPNLLRSKQIESACFSGTAAFMEVRIQSVVVEFILNHVDVLFSPKLSSLIREGAGHNSLSRPKSLLVPSPSTKLLTLEEAQARTQAQINSPVTADSKYIEVGEGPAALQGKFHTVIEFPTERKRQPIKSKKSPVGSWRSFFNLGKSSSMSKRKLHRNPSEPNELKAMALAGGRGDTGTLRSAKSEESLSSLHNVEGESKMYRPRRPRSSSDALSTSFNGDLLDSRQHCNSYDNVGHGDSDGDDGPICVPALISPPRSADDVDLSPPDIGMASLDFDPMSFQCSLPLAESSALSPESDATSLKRCAGSASGSPLREPVSPIRAKVISPYQSPDLSPAKQPTLTENIMFPSHESSDKLSMLAPLSISEPADASVPCKGPESSVHQHSPPPSSPQDSPANISSLSLKSSDLPLSEAIQLELLSKSALCESKESKEASEKEALEPALLVNTKDQPGAVALDSPKGNAPVSSVSLLPPPPQPKNAARMLALALAESAQQATILSQRRSSGPPTPISPLRPQELLETLDWPPPPTLQSQPSQEEAVEVPQVPATSSPPPCTQTETLTHSTSLHLSIADSTKSPNSRCNNSVDVVTVVASSQSAPPSSEPIQISPSQKSPERHQHSAGQTPVSTTSCSSLSGATTPTTCKHLESGVEVHTTESVLPPSTTKSPDQPVAILQPHRQMPLQSQPQMPLQSQAQPQPQTQPQPQPHPVSQCQPQTQCRSQPNARIAPTPAAPQEQRGERPWEAIKPVNPQVEAVPHHHTHGVLPPIPPVRSIESKLATAALCKTEAASTGSYHSILAEASLPVPLDDTLPQPHPAQRKSSVHQSAYVYHSKGETSLPEPIGEAYYHQRATTPGPASMGCHYRPESVPPHISYVSKSEPQIPYRSHGDGRYNTIGPRSFHHSFKSRGPMRGEYISPGSAHRHGYSSADGPAMYPTIRRVHSLHVPPTTIRTVPLNRTEVPPEDELYYYQRPIYHCKSYQQPQSQAEYHVTQLQPYFENGRVQYRYSPYSGSHTLDAPYYDVDPYGTIRLRHVHSFSSRDAAMHLSRSGGKSGGYQYLSRHVIPVKDHGFVSRDLPAYHGSKGAVYLAWDPEDAERFRMHSIRRESRARQKVKGPVMSQYDNVSPYMPGDIAGIEVLHLRSKSDPGKAVLMAAEGKDGRYSVTPGLQHVSRHLMSDPDVLMYMETEKHCQGNGMGDKVGAPKQSSSRTYPSSHSHHSQPPPRSTQHLSEGVHHESMFDAGDKQLSSKHWQEHPESRSFQPRYDRPDPDRHIGRVKTTTGNSEDDKQQQQTASVKPIPPPKPERSHSVRERQTHYSQSNPPSHPPSHVQDCLDRDQHAGSYTHQPHGQRQTLQSHYDNLDDYHPGPHSQTSMVVNRGSSSSYHTPTGYSASHSNRAYSTALGQGAFIQAELAMQRPEAEINAE